A window of bacterium contains these coding sequences:
- the def gene encoding peptide deformylase: MNILTIKNKKEESVLRVKTAPFDFAFYTKPQITELLRTMRTTMTAASGVGLAANQIGLNSSVFVALVHNKFYAVFNPVITEMSVETEMLDEGCLSVPGTYGPTSRAARVTLIGADRNSRPLKIKARGLLARVFQHEVDHLNGVLFIDKAKELHKISNI; the protein is encoded by the coding sequence ATGAACATTCTCACGATAAAAAATAAAAAGGAGGAATCCGTACTCCGCGTGAAGACCGCTCCGTTCGATTTCGCGTTTTATACAAAACCGCAAATTACGGAGCTTTTGCGTACGATGCGAACAACGATGACGGCGGCTTCTGGCGTTGGGCTCGCGGCAAACCAGATCGGCCTTAACAGCTCAGTGTTTGTGGCCCTGGTACATAACAAGTTTTATGCTGTTTTTAATCCGGTTATTACCGAGATGTCCGTGGAAACCGAGATGCTTGACGAAGGCTGTTTGAGTGTCCCTGGGACCTACGGACCGACTTCTCGCGCCGCAAGAGTGACACTCATTGGCGCCGACCGCAACAGCCGTCCGCTCAAGATAAAGGCGCGCGGTCTTCTGGCGCGGGTGTTTCAGCACGAAGTTGACCACCTTAATGGGGTTCTTTTCATAGATAAAGCGAAGGAACTCCATAAAATTTCTAATATCTAA
- a CDS encoding HAMP domain-containing sensor histidine kinase, with amino-acid sequence MEYLKRQSVGNVKKSPDVAGGQEFIAVIVHQLRTPLSVIKFVTEELQRMEGKNLTESQHKKLAAIMEADERALNLVNNFLGAAALLGGEQHLEISECNPRHAFEIIVDTLRPMAAVKNQELVFTAPHEVEPVRICNEYLDRAFQNILDNAISYGDENSTVTVALKKLESEYEVSVNNRGPVIPENELPDMFQRFHRLPEAEAIKPSGSGLGLFIAKAGVELNGGRIWITSDKRDGTTVYFTIPLPKQTHGVIHG; translated from the coding sequence ATGGAATATCTCAAAAGACAAAGTGTGGGCAACGTGAAGAAGTCACCGGACGTCGCGGGCGGGCAGGAATTCATCGCGGTAATCGTGCACCAGCTGCGCACGCCGCTTTCGGTTATCAAGTTTGTTACGGAGGAATTGCAGCGCATGGAAGGCAAGAATCTGACCGAAAGCCAGCATAAAAAACTCGCCGCAATTATGGAGGCGGACGAGCGCGCGTTAAACTTAGTCAATAATTTTCTTGGCGCGGCGGCGCTCTTGGGCGGGGAGCAACATCTGGAAATCAGCGAATGCAATCCGCGGCATGCGTTTGAAATTATCGTAGATACCTTGCGCCCGATGGCAGCGGTAAAAAATCAGGAATTGGTGTTCACCGCGCCGCATGAAGTGGAACCGGTGCGCATATGCAACGAGTACCTGGACCGCGCGTTCCAGAACATCTTAGACAACGCGATAAGTTATGGGGATGAAAATTCAACCGTTACGGTGGCACTCAAGAAACTTGAGAGCGAGTATGAGGTAAGCGTGAACAATCGTGGTCCGGTTATTCCGGAAAACGAATTGCCGGATATGTTTCAAAGATTTCACCGACTGCCCGAAGCGGAGGCAATCAAGCCATCAGGATCGGGGCTTGGCCTCTTTATTGCGAAGGCCGGAGTGGAGTTGAATGGCGGGCGAATCTGGATAACATCCGACAAGCGCGATGGGACAACGGTGTACTTTACGATTCCCCTGCCAAAACAAACTCACGGCGTTATCCACGGATAG
- a CDS encoding S41 family peptidase has protein sequence MRKIFTRIIQNRITKLCAALLVIGAVAFASYWFGTTHPSTLVIKGVTNIENDPKVTADFSVFWEAWNRIKDEALKGSELKEGDMTYAAISGLVKSLDDPNSVFFPPADAQKFEEDVAGNFGGIGAEIGTRDEIIVVIAPLKDSPSEKAGIRSGDKILKVGDKSTTGMSVMDAVKIIRGPKGTSVTLNVFRDGWDKPKDFSIVRDTIMVPTMDWKMLDGHIGYIHIRNFNENAPGLFARAAKELVADGVNGLIVDVRDDPGGFLEVAVTLAGWFMEQGSLVVTEEFRADAPQPKEQFRAYGNGLFIPVPIVVLINQGSASASEILAGALRDNRGAIMVGEKSFGKGTVQELRRLHDGSSMKLTVAHWLMPKGDLIEKNGIKPDYEVKISDEDAKNGKDSQLEKAQEVIKGMIEKTVAQKP, from the coding sequence ATGAGGAAAATATTTACACGCATCATTCAAAATCGCATCACGAAACTTTGCGCCGCGCTCTTGGTTATCGGAGCGGTCGCTTTTGCCAGTTATTGGTTTGGCACGACGCATCCGTCGACGCTGGTCATTAAAGGGGTGACGAATATCGAAAATGATCCGAAGGTGACCGCGGATTTCAGCGTGTTCTGGGAAGCATGGAACCGGATCAAAGACGAGGCGTTAAAGGGTTCGGAGTTAAAAGAAGGGGATATGACATACGCCGCCATCAGCGGTTTAGTGAAATCTCTGGATGATCCGAACAGCGTGTTTTTCCCGCCGGCTGACGCGCAAAAATTTGAAGAGGATGTCGCCGGAAATTTTGGCGGAATCGGAGCGGAGATCGGCACGCGCGATGAGATTATTGTTGTAATTGCGCCTCTCAAAGACTCACCATCCGAAAAAGCCGGCATCCGGAGCGGAGACAAAATTTTAAAGGTAGGTGATAAATCAACGACCGGAATGAGCGTTATGGATGCGGTAAAAATCATCCGCGGCCCGAAAGGCACATCAGTAACGCTTAATGTATTTCGCGATGGGTGGGACAAACCGAAAGATTTCTCCATTGTACGCGACACCATCATGGTGCCGACGATGGACTGGAAGATGCTGGATGGTCACATCGGCTACATCCATATTAGGAATTTTAACGAAAATGCGCCAGGGTTGTTCGCGCGCGCGGCAAAAGAGTTGGTTGCCGATGGAGTTAATGGGCTCATCGTTGACGTTCGCGACGATCCCGGAGGATTTCTTGAAGTCGCCGTGACTCTCGCCGGATGGTTTATGGAGCAGGGGAGTCTGGTGGTTACGGAAGAGTTCCGCGCAGATGCTCCGCAACCGAAAGAACAGTTTCGCGCGTATGGAAACGGGTTGTTTATTCCGGTGCCGATTGTGGTACTTATCAATCAAGGTTCCGCGTCCGCGTCGGAAATTTTAGCCGGAGCGCTTCGGGACAATCGCGGCGCGATAATGGTCGGAGAAAAATCGTTCGGCAAAGGCACGGTGCAAGAATTAAGGCGCTTACATGACGGTTCCAGTATGAAACTTACGGTCGCGCACTGGCTGATGCCCAAAGGCGATCTCATTGAAAAAAACGGAATTAAGCCGGACTATGAAGTGAAGATTTCCGACGAAGATGCTAAAAATGGAAAGGATTCGCAGCTGGAGAAAGCGCAGGAGGTGATAAAGGGGATGATTGAAAAAACAGTGGCGCAGAAACCATGA
- a CDS encoding ATP-binding protein: MESATAFAPLISQRVELILGLIAFVSSTYLGLMVYLRNPNSATHRLFAVIAALIDTYIVVNYLSLHPPVATSDNQLFWIRVVMFVTSFIGPMLFLLVHTFPRDTITLRKRYLAPLLILMFLSATLAMTPLVFEKLEYISGEPIPTPGIGMPVFVLDFGGLFFWSIIWLIYKYRKTSGKEKAQLQYFLFGILFTFAIMGVASNLTVVLGKTSAFVFLGPIVPVILMAFVAASIVKHRFLDIKPVIARAVSYTLLIVILGFLYTGVLFGFTTLVLGGSVEPRVVALSVLLAGIAALTFQPVRRRIEKLTDRIFFKAQYDADALLGTLTRHMIETIDLGELAKKVLGTLIAEMRVSKAAFLLLDHHAVVGAKGVGYDEEALRQAPLDSLLHSQTIADQNIVTFEDIHNNPEGLDVLRKYDIALMIPIRVGGDEVAILALGPKRAGDLYSSKDIGLLSIFSSESGIAIQNARLYNDLKESDEMKSQFISVVSHQMRTPISAIRWSLELLQQKNLEEAKRVEFLTNAHHNAIFIAGQLDDVLTVLAIQSEKGGLQKSACEVHTLSVDIVSSLQHQIQDKHLDVKLELSGNASLILCDAKKIQKAIQVLIQNAITYTPEDGHIVIHSENRTLNGKKHFVLSVSDTGLGLTDEEKKRIFDKFFRSEEARLIAPDGMGLGMFIAETFVAQHGGTLWVESAGRGKGATFFIALPVNTDDVTIR; encoded by the coding sequence ATGGAAAGCGCAACTGCATTCGCGCCGCTTATCAGCCAGCGGGTGGAGCTCATCCTCGGCCTTATCGCGTTTGTGTCCTCAACATATTTGGGGCTGATGGTGTATTTGCGTAATCCGAATAGCGCCACGCATCGTCTGTTCGCGGTCATCGCGGCGCTTATTGATACGTATATCGTCGTTAATTATTTATCGCTTCATCCGCCGGTCGCGACCAGCGACAACCAGTTATTTTGGATCCGTGTTGTTATGTTTGTGACGTCGTTTATCGGGCCGATGCTTTTTTTGCTCGTGCATACATTTCCGCGCGACACCATCACGCTCCGCAAGCGTTATCTCGCGCCGTTGCTCATACTCATGTTTCTCTCGGCGACGCTTGCGATGACGCCGTTGGTGTTTGAGAAGCTGGAATACATAAGCGGCGAACCGATTCCGACTCCGGGAATCGGCATGCCCGTATTTGTGCTGGATTTCGGCGGACTGTTTTTCTGGAGCATCATTTGGCTCATATACAAATATCGGAAAACAAGCGGCAAGGAAAAGGCGCAGCTGCAATACTTTCTTTTCGGAATTCTTTTCACGTTCGCGATTATGGGCGTCGCGTCCAACCTGACCGTCGTACTGGGAAAAACATCCGCGTTTGTTTTTTTGGGCCCCATCGTGCCCGTGATTCTTATGGCGTTTGTCGCGGCATCTATCGTGAAGCATCGTTTCCTGGATATTAAGCCGGTCATTGCGCGCGCGGTGTCATACACCTTGCTTATCGTTATACTCGGCTTCCTTTACACCGGAGTGCTCTTCGGGTTTACAACGCTCGTGCTCGGGGGTTCGGTTGAGCCGCGTGTTGTGGCGTTAAGCGTGCTGCTTGCCGGAATCGCGGCGCTAACGTTTCAGCCCGTGCGCCGGCGCATTGAAAAGTTGACTGATCGGATCTTTTTCAAGGCGCAGTATGACGCGGACGCGCTGCTCGGAACCCTCACGCGACACATGATTGAAACCATTGATCTTGGCGAGCTGGCAAAAAAGGTGTTGGGTACGCTTATTGCTGAAATGCGCGTCAGTAAAGCCGCTTTTCTGCTTCTTGACCATCACGCGGTTGTCGGCGCGAAGGGTGTGGGGTACGACGAGGAAGCATTGCGCCAGGCGCCGCTGGATTCCCTGTTGCATAGCCAGACAATCGCGGACCAGAACATCGTGACGTTTGAGGATATTCACAATAACCCCGAAGGGCTTGATGTGTTGCGGAAATACGACATCGCGCTGATGATTCCTATCCGCGTCGGCGGTGACGAAGTCGCGATTTTGGCGCTTGGGCCAAAGCGCGCAGGGGATCTCTATAGCAGTAAAGATATAGGACTGCTTTCCATTTTTTCTTCGGAGTCCGGCATCGCGATACAAAACGCGCGCCTCTACAACGACTTAAAAGAGAGCGATGAGATGAAGTCGCAGTTTATTTCCGTTGTTTCGCATCAGATGCGCACGCCGATTTCCGCCATTCGTTGGAGTCTGGAACTGCTGCAGCAGAAAAATCTGGAGGAGGCGAAGCGCGTGGAATTCTTGACGAACGCGCACCATAACGCGATCTTTATTGCCGGCCAGCTGGACGACGTGCTGACCGTGCTTGCCATCCAAAGCGAGAAGGGCGGCCTGCAAAAGAGCGCGTGCGAAGTGCACACGCTTTCCGTTGACATTGTGTCGTCGCTACAGCACCAAATTCAAGATAAGCATTTAGACGTGAAACTTGAACTTTCCGGCAACGCGTCGCTGATTTTATGCGACGCGAAGAAAATTCAAAAAGCGATTCAGGTGCTTATTCAAAACGCGATTACCTATACTCCGGAAGACGGCCACATTGTCATTCACTCGGAAAACCGGACGTTGAACGGGAAAAAGCATTTTGTACTTTCGGTTTCCGATACCGGCCTCGGACTGACCGACGAAGAGAAGAAACGGATTTTTGATAAGTTTTTCCGCAGTGAGGAAGCGCGTCTCATTGCTCCGGACGGCATGGGGTTGGGCATGTTTATCGCGGAAACATTTGTTGCCCAGCACGGCGGCACGCTATGGGTTGAGTCAGCCGGACGCGGAAAGGGCGCGACATTCTTTATTGCGTTGCCGGTGAATACCGACGATGTTACGATAAGGTGA
- the rpmA gene encoding 50S ribosomal protein L27 translates to MASTKSTGSTKLGRDSISKRLGVKKNHGQGVLAGEIIIRQRGSHFLHGAGVRKGADDTLYAIRDGVVEFIPTRKIRFDRKQRTATIVCVNLAA, encoded by the coding sequence ATGGCATCTACAAAATCTACAGGCTCTACAAAGCTCGGACGCGATTCCATCTCCAAGCGTCTTGGTGTCAAAAAGAACCATGGGCAAGGCGTTCTTGCCGGTGAAATTATCATCCGCCAGCGCGGAAGCCACTTCCTGCACGGAGCCGGAGTCCGGAAGGGCGCTGACGATACACTTTACGCTATCCGCGACGGCGTGGTGGAGTTTATCCCCACGCGCAAGATCCGTTTTGACCGTAAACAGCGAACCGCGACTATTGTGTGCGTGAACCTCGCGGCGTAG
- a CDS encoding type II secretion system F family protein, whose product MLMASPFKNAFLHVSVQEQILFARHLAIMTKAGMSLLDSLQMLKRQSKSRSMKIILEEATRAVTNGQFLAVALEPYANVFGELFINILRIGESSGTLPENLNYLAQELTKKRQLATKIKGALFYPLIILIGTTGIITLLVTFVLPKILPVFQSLNVTLPLPTRILIGISDFAQHYTLYMFAGLAVIIVAFMALLRIRSFQYLVQRGLLALPIAGTLMQQVNLVSFARTLGILLKSGSKIVESVNTAGMTLNNLVFRDALSGAADDIRKGEQLSEHLGKRANLFPDMLTQMIMVGESTGNLSETLLYLGEYYEEEVDNATKNLSTVLEPLLLIIMGLIVGFVAIAIITPIYSITQGIK is encoded by the coding sequence ATGTTAATGGCTTCTCCGTTCAAAAACGCATTTTTACATGTCAGCGTGCAGGAGCAAATTCTTTTTGCTCGGCATCTTGCGATTATGACGAAAGCCGGCATGTCACTGTTGGATAGCTTGCAAATGTTGAAGCGCCAATCAAAGTCGCGGTCCATGAAGATTATTCTGGAGGAGGCGACGAGGGCGGTGACAAATGGGCAGTTTCTCGCGGTGGCGCTGGAACCGTACGCAAACGTGTTTGGCGAGCTTTTTATCAACATCCTTCGCATCGGTGAGTCCAGCGGCACGCTGCCGGAAAACCTGAATTATCTCGCGCAAGAATTGACGAAGAAGCGGCAGCTGGCGACAAAAATTAAAGGCGCGCTGTTTTACCCGTTAATTATTTTAATCGGCACGACCGGCATCATCACCTTGCTTGTCACGTTTGTGCTGCCGAAGATTCTGCCCGTGTTTCAATCACTCAATGTCACCCTGCCGCTTCCGACGCGCATCCTTATTGGGATTTCTGATTTTGCCCAGCACTACACGTTGTATATGTTCGCGGGGCTTGCCGTGATCATTGTCGCGTTCATGGCGCTGCTTCGCATACGGTCATTCCAGTACCTGGTGCAGCGCGGACTACTTGCGTTGCCGATTGCGGGTACCTTAATGCAGCAGGTGAATTTGGTGAGTTTCGCGCGCACACTCGGGATACTGTTGAAGAGCGGCTCAAAGATTGTCGAGTCGGTGAATACGGCCGGGATGACGCTCAACAACTTGGTATTCCGGGACGCGCTCTCCGGCGCCGCCGACGATATCAGAAAAGGGGAGCAACTCTCCGAGCATTTGGGAAAACGGGCGAACCTCTTTCCGGATATGCTGACGCAGATGATTATGGTGGGCGAAAGCACGGGAAATTTAAGCGAAACACTGCTGTATCTCGGGGAATATTACGAGGAGGAAGTGGATAACGCGACCAAAAATCTTTCCACGGTGCTGGAGCCGCTGTTGCTCATTATTATGGGATTGATTGTCGGCTTTGTTGCAATCGCGATTATTACGCCGATTTATAGCATCACGCAGGGAATTAAGTAG
- a CDS encoding prepilin-type N-terminal cleavage/methylation domain-containing protein produces MPSSSSRILKKFGTTQPSTACSTGFTLIELIIASALVMITAGVAMVWLNPSAQFASARNTRRSADINAIANAIGQKIADNRGVFTCTGGALPTNAATIMATSSGNYNIAPCLVPAYLATFPYDPAAPGASYVSVSSYDSRYTVRASSTTGIITIAAPYAELGAVITVSR; encoded by the coding sequence ATGCCAAGCTCGTCATCGCGTATATTAAAGAAGTTCGGAACAACTCAACCTTCCACCGCTTGTAGCACGGGGTTTACGCTTATTGAACTTATCATCGCGAGCGCGCTCGTGATGATTACGGCCGGCGTGGCGATGGTGTGGCTAAATCCCTCGGCTCAATTCGCTTCGGCGCGCAATACGCGGCGTAGCGCGGATATTAACGCCATCGCGAACGCCATCGGGCAGAAAATCGCGGATAATAGGGGCGTTTTTACGTGTACCGGCGGGGCGCTTCCCACGAATGCGGCGACAATAATGGCGACGAGCTCGGGTAATTATAATATTGCGCCGTGTCTCGTTCCCGCATATCTCGCTACATTTCCTTATGATCCTGCGGCGCCGGGGGCAAGCTACGTCAGCGTCAGCAGTTATGATTCGAGGTACACGGTGCGCGCAAGTTCAACGACGGGAATCATCACCATCGCGGCGCCATACGCGGAGCTTGGCGCGGTTATAACGGTGTCGCGCTGA
- a CDS encoding response regulator, with product MGEDAGKNKKIVLVVEDEKPLAEAIGEYLGGVGYDVKNAYNGNEALKMLQTMTPDVVLLDIVLPEMNGVAVLKAMQDESSPARNVPVIVFSNLVGEKAWIEQMGLRVVDYLVKANSSLAEVAAKVKQVLGL from the coding sequence ATGGGTGAAGACGCTGGAAAAAATAAAAAGATTGTTCTCGTTGTTGAGGATGAAAAGCCGCTCGCGGAGGCAATCGGGGAGTATTTGGGCGGCGTGGGGTACGACGTGAAGAACGCCTATAACGGCAACGAAGCGCTGAAAATGCTCCAGACGATGACGCCCGACGTAGTGCTCTTGGACATCGTGCTTCCGGAGATGAACGGCGTCGCGGTGTTGAAGGCGATGCAGGACGAGTCCTCGCCCGCGAGAAACGTCCCGGTGATTGTATTTAGTAATCTTGTCGGGGAGAAGGCGTGGATTGAGCAGATGGGGCTGCGCGTCGTGGATTATCTTGTGAAGGCAAATAGTTCGTTGGCCGAGGTTGCAGCAAAAGTGAAACAAGTATTAGGGCTTTAG
- the thpR gene encoding RNA 2',3'-cyclic phosphodiesterase produces MQKKRIFIAINLAPGVRDELGKHIADLVAELPESVRFVPPEFLHFTLTFLGDQTDETIGDIVSVMRDLVPQFTPPEIAITGVTYGPPGKAPRMIWAMTDEASSEAIGEIKTAIEDALSDRGVRFEREARKYLGHLTLARFERAENLPNIEMPISIRFIPESVDLMESGLKRSGAEYGLLTEIEFGE; encoded by the coding sequence ATGCAAAAGAAACGGATTTTTATCGCAATCAACCTGGCCCCGGGAGTCCGCGATGAGTTAGGGAAACATATCGCGGATTTAGTCGCGGAGCTTCCGGAATCCGTACGGTTTGTGCCACCGGAATTTTTACACTTTACGTTGACGTTTTTGGGCGATCAAACCGATGAAACTATCGGGGACATTGTTTCTGTGATGCGGGATTTGGTTCCGCAATTTACACCACCGGAAATCGCGATAACGGGCGTCACATACGGTCCGCCAGGCAAGGCGCCACGGATGATTTGGGCAATGACTGACGAAGCTTCGTCGGAGGCGATCGGCGAAATCAAGACAGCAATAGAAGACGCGCTTTCTGATCGCGGTGTCCGCTTTGAGCGTGAGGCGCGTAAATATCTCGGACACCTGACACTGGCGAGGTTTGAACGCGCGGAAAATCTTCCGAACATAGAGATGCCGATCAGTATCCGCTTTATTCCCGAGAGCGTGGACCTTATGGAATCAGGCCTAAAACGCAGCGGCGCGGAGTACGGATTGCTTACCGAGATAGAATTTGGAGAATAA
- the fmt gene encoding methionyl-tRNA formyltransferase, protein MKYIFFGSPRFAEIILEKLIDASMPPAAVICNPDRPFGRKKVLTPPPVKVLAQSHGIPVLQPEKLDEGFKLQVSGFKPDFAVVAAYAKILPQSIIGLPRLGTIGVHPSLLPRYRGASPIQSVILSGEAETGVTLFMLDEKVDHGALLATRALPIAARETYETLLQKLGGLSGELLADTLPRFVTGNIAPRAQNEDAATYTKKFSTENGFVDFAKDDPAVIDRKIRALTPDPGVYTLVEKKGKRVRLKLLEAEIRDGCLVPTLIQYEGGKQIRP, encoded by the coding sequence ATGAAGTATATTTTTTTCGGCAGCCCACGTTTCGCCGAGATTATCCTCGAAAAACTCATCGACGCGAGCATGCCGCCTGCGGCGGTTATCTGCAATCCCGATCGGCCATTCGGGCGGAAAAAAGTCCTGACTCCCCCACCGGTAAAAGTTTTGGCGCAATCACATGGCATTCCGGTCCTGCAGCCAGAAAAGTTGGACGAGGGTTTCAAGCTCCAAGTCTCAGGTTTTAAGCCCGACTTCGCCGTCGTCGCCGCGTACGCAAAAATTCTCCCACAATCAATCATCGGCCTGCCTCGTTTGGGAACAATAGGAGTCCACCCGTCACTCCTTCCGCGCTACCGCGGAGCGTCACCGATCCAATCCGTGATACTTTCAGGGGAAGCCGAAACCGGCGTCACTTTATTCATGCTGGATGAAAAAGTTGACCACGGAGCACTACTCGCAACACGCGCGCTGCCTATCGCAGCTCGCGAAACTTATGAAACGTTGCTGCAAAAACTAGGAGGTTTAAGCGGCGAGCTTCTCGCTGATACGCTTCCTCGTTTTGTCACGGGGAACATTGCTCCGCGCGCGCAGAATGAGGACGCCGCGACATACACAAAAAAGTTTTCCACTGAGAATGGTTTTGTAGATTTCGCGAAGGATGATCCTGCGGTAATTGACCGGAAAATCCGCGCGTTAACTCCCGACCCGGGCGTCTATACGCTTGTGGAAAAAAAAGGAAAGCGCGTCCGCTTGAAACTTCTTGAAGCCGAAATCCGCGACGGATGCCTTGTCCCCACACTCATCCAATACGAGGGAGGGAAGCAAATACGACCATAG
- a CDS encoding type II secretion system protein, whose product MKKNTERGATLMEIVVVIGIAGVLLGMGLPMTWDFYLTSELRAERANAVQYLRVARTRALSNRGESAHGVALVGANFVVFEGANYAGRNVMRDQAFPRSFGITATGTMEFVFAALSGRSASASTTFMTVSGSTTVRVNTEGLVQ is encoded by the coding sequence ATGAAAAAAAATACCGAACGCGGCGCGACACTCATGGAAATAGTCGTGGTTATCGGCATTGCCGGCGTGCTGTTGGGCATGGGGCTTCCGATGACGTGGGATTTTTACTTAACCAGCGAACTGCGCGCGGAACGTGCAAATGCTGTTCAATATCTCCGCGTCGCCCGCACGCGCGCGCTGAGCAACAGGGGGGAATCAGCGCACGGCGTGGCGCTTGTGGGCGCCAACTTTGTTGTTTTTGAAGGGGCAAACTACGCGGGGCGGAATGTGATGCGCGACCAGGCATTTCCGCGGTCATTCGGAATTACGGCAACGGGCACGATGGAGTTTGTGTTTGCGGCTCTTTCCGGCAGAAGTGCTTCGGCGTCCACGACCTTTATGACCGTAAGCGGTTCAACAACGGTGCGCGTAAACACGGAGGGGCTGGTCCAATAA
- a CDS encoding ThiF family adenylyltransferase produces MGSVKPILLDAAAADASGAVRYGKAGEALVRLPDGSQRHVPPDHQYDVTQATIFGLNERLTAAATSPVVGAGGHTLRDEFNDEWNRYAEAMGNTGAGVTYGVYAYYAERNDLVRYCPKYWHRVVAVASNAKLISDPIGELSWREIRDIFDASVIAVAGASVGGSIIHAVAMDIRPDNLKIADKSLYKMENINRVRLGYWDMVRPNADREAVADMMLRNKADVTAAQLYSIDPYLNVYVYNEGITEKNIARFFEGEGEEPPINILIEEVDDPRIKLLLREEARRRRVPLIMATDVGSAVQLDISRYDLDGALPLTYGTSDEELYEKMNAVYGNPGDRKTFFAFVDALLGTQYRQGELALVIEGKTEIPTSTIIPQLGSTIAVAAGIVAETAARILLGETYPPRVFFNKRTFEAKRFPPDRR; encoded by the coding sequence ATGGGTAGCGTGAAACCAATACTGTTGGATGCCGCCGCGGCCGACGCAAGCGGAGCGGTACGGTATGGCAAGGCGGGCGAGGCGCTTGTCCGTCTTCCCGACGGAAGCCAGCGACATGTGCCACCCGATCATCAGTACGATGTAACGCAGGCAACAATTTTCGGATTAAATGAACGCCTGACTGCGGCGGCAACCTCTCCGGTTGTCGGCGCGGGAGGGCATACGCTGCGCGACGAGTTTAACGACGAGTGGAACCGGTACGCGGAGGCAATGGGCAACACGGGCGCCGGAGTTACCTATGGCGTGTACGCGTATTACGCGGAGCGGAACGACTTAGTGCGCTATTGCCCAAAGTATTGGCATCGCGTGGTGGCGGTCGCGAGCAACGCGAAGCTTATTTCTGATCCGATCGGCGAGCTCTCGTGGCGTGAAATACGGGATATTTTTGACGCCTCTGTGATTGCGGTTGCGGGCGCATCTGTCGGAGGAAGCATTATCCACGCCGTTGCCATGGATATTCGGCCCGACAATCTTAAAATCGCGGATAAATCCTTGTATAAGATGGAAAATATCAACCGCGTGCGGCTGGGTTATTGGGACATGGTACGTCCGAACGCGGATCGTGAAGCTGTCGCGGATATGATGCTCCGCAATAAGGCCGACGTAACCGCCGCGCAACTGTATTCCATTGACCCGTACCTCAACGTGTATGTATACAACGAAGGGATTACCGAAAAAAATATCGCCCGATTTTTTGAAGGCGAAGGAGAAGAACCGCCGATAAACATACTCATAGAAGAGGTTGATGACCCGCGTATCAAGTTGTTGCTTCGTGAGGAGGCGCGTCGCCGAAGGGTGCCGCTTATCATGGCGACAGACGTGGGATCCGCGGTACAGCTTGATATATCGCGCTACGATTTGGACGGTGCGTTGCCGCTCACGTATGGCACAAGCGACGAAGAGCTGTACGAGAAAATGAACGCGGTGTACGGTAATCCCGGTGACCGCAAGACGTTTTTCGCGTTTGTAGACGCGTTACTCGGGACCCAATACCGCCAGGGTGAACTTGCGTTGGTTATTGAAGGCAAAACGGAAATCCCGACATCCACCATCATTCCGCAACTCGGGTCAACCATAGCTGTTGCCGCGGGCATTGTCGCGGAAACAGCCGCGCGGATTCTTTTGGGAGAGACGTATCCGCCACGAGTTTTTTTTAATAAGCGCACGTTTGAAGCTAAACGGTTTCCTCCGGATCGGAGGTAA
- the rplI gene encoding 50S ribosomal protein L9: MRVILLKDIRGIGRHNDVKEVADGYARNFLIAKGLASPVTPKAIAEKAAAGRHESAVMQRLTDAAEALGKETLKFALRGDAKGTLFGAVSGEQVEAALRAKGYADAKVTLERPLKHAGEQKVEVHFPRGVKGTVRVVVEAMAK; this comes from the coding sequence ATGAGAGTGATTTTACTGAAAGACATCCGTGGCATCGGCCGCCACAACGACGTAAAGGAAGTCGCCGACGGTTACGCGCGGAATTTTCTTATTGCCAAGGGACTTGCCTCGCCAGTAACACCAAAAGCGATTGCGGAGAAAGCTGCCGCGGGCAGACACGAAAGCGCGGTCATGCAGCGGCTTACCGACGCGGCCGAGGCACTCGGCAAAGAAACATTGAAATTCGCGCTTCGCGGAGATGCGAAAGGGACTCTGTTCGGCGCGGTGAGCGGGGAACAGGTTGAAGCCGCGCTGCGCGCCAAAGGTTACGCGGATGCCAAGGTTACGCTGGAACGGCCACTTAAACACGCCGGCGAGCAGAAGGTTGAAGTGCATTTTCCGCGCGGAGTAAAAGGCACGGTTCGCGTTGTGGTTGAGGCGATGGCGAAATAA